From a single Leishmania infantum JPCM5 genome chromosome 36 genomic region:
- a CDS encoding CG1104 protein-like protein yields MDDVELSELVKRFQSLQKEQVPNQITERNAVEIANALIKKNLIDLLFTTDAKEYLTWDELKREIVDEVLANGGRLNVVDLPGLLSVRTFQVERALPSVLEENPILTLEGGELMTDGYLDAIVLAAGDLLKEQGSLAISQFASMNQLSSLFAKSLLHRAVERGRIDAVMQDASLYTTQFVKLQRMVVRAGLLAAEEPVRLDAFYKRNELFAPLMSTVVAAVRDELPGRFEGSSIYVPLVYEAKRTAEVENLYASNGCVEYAPLLRQGISNPRQYLIERYNPPDAAAAEQAATAMASSTASAPANQRKGRRKGQGGRAAAMAREAAVRVTVRASAKHPLCGYPLANGFVSDRYLSNLPALQSLVDREALAVDVVEQLPLFVEMEKDWPLLEERLRELYPGLESATLIANTVLLSAAAEEEVKTALPPALANAKKSSVPVSTAAADTIASVLRLPRDRYGEVLRELVDMWGGVAEALEQQLALSAAKNAAAELKQFRGALQEELATRWTHLWVTAKGVEWALDQLDGATSAAVARHVMSTEAYEMARQVIRNESLDMPEWSKNVAAALKQVSQPAQLMKALLTFSESRRNSLIPLLDALKDKSVGAFLDTLREMSGSGVVAVASFHQPNKKVERDMYVKIKESVAQEVKAASVSREDATANGKLLSSLCTLLVHHCFRCHVEVPGKAVAGVVGRLKSEAGMPAALERAKDAVMASLQRGSVDETEAATLEELRTATLALS; encoded by the coding sequence ATGGACGACGTGGAGCTGAGTGAACTCGTCAAGCGGTTCCAGTCGCTGCAGAAGGAGCAGGTGCCAAACCAAATCACTGAGCGCAACGCTGTCGAGATTGCCAATGCGCTAATTAAGAAAAACCTTATTGATCTCCTCTTCACCACAGACGCCAAGGAGTACCTCACCTGGGATGAACTGAAGCGCGAGATCGTGGACGAGGTGCTAGCCAACGGCGGGCGGCTAAACGTCGTCGATCTACCAGGGCTTCTGAGCGTTCGCACCTTCCAGGTGGAGCGCGCTCTGCCTAGTGTGTTGGAGGAGAACCCCATCCTCACCCTCGAAGGCGGTGAGCTGATGACAGACGGGTATCTGGACGCGATAGTGCTCGCTGCAGGGGACCTCCTGAAGGAGCAGGGCTCGCTCGCTATCTCGCAGTTTGCCTCCATGAACCAGCTGAGCTCCCTGTTTGCAAAGAGCTTGCTCCACAGAGCAGTGGAGCGTGGACGCATCGACGCCGTCATGCAAGATGCGTCGCTTTACACGACGCAGTTTGTGAAGCTACAGCGCATGGTAGTGCGTGCcgggctgctggcggcggaggagccgGTTCGGCTGGACGCCTTCTACAAGCGCAACGAGCTCTTCGCTCCGCTGATGAGCACAGTCGTTGCTGCGGTCCGCGACGAGCTCCCTGGCCGCTTTGAGGGATCAAGCATTTATGTCCCACTCGTGTACGAGGCGAAGCGcacggcggaggtggagaacTTGTACGCATCGAACGGCTGTGTCGAGTACGCCCCGCTACTGCGACAGGGGATTAGCAACCCTCGCCAGTACTTGATCGAGCGCTACAACCCACctgatgcggctgcggccgAGCAGGCGGCGACAGCCATGGCGTCCTCGACCGCCTCGGCGCCGGCCAATCAGCGAAAGGGTCGAAGGAAAGGCCAAGGGGGCAGGGCGGCTGCTATGGCCAGGGAGGCAGCAGTGCGTGTGACAGTGCGAGCGAGTGCCAAGCACCCCTTGTGTGGGTACCCGCTCGCTAACGGGTTCGTGTCGGATCGCTACCTCAGCAATCTGCCCGCCTTGCAGAGCCTGGTGGACCGAGAGGCGCTCGCCGTGGACGTTGTGGAGCAGCTTCCGCTGTTTgtggagatggagaaggacTGGCCGTTGCTAGAGGAGCGTCTGCGCGAGCTGTACCCTGGGCTGGAGAGCGCCACGCTCATCGCCAACACCGTGTTGCTCTCCGCGGCAGCCGAAGAGGAGGTCAAGACGGCCCTTCCCCCCGCCTTGGCAAACGCCAAAAAGTCGAGTGTGCCCGTgagcaccgcggcagcggacaCGATCGCCTCCGTGCTGAGGCTGCCGCGAGACCGGTATGGCGAGGTTCTCCGGGAGTTGGTGGATATGTGGGGcggggtggcggaggcgttggagcagcagctggcgctgtCGGCTGCCAAGAATGCGGCGGCAGAGTTGAAGCAGTTCAGAGGCGCGTTGCAGGAGGAGCTCGCAACGCGCTGGACCCATCTCTGGGTCACCGCGAAAGGGGTGGAGTGGGCTCTGGACCAGCTTGATGGGGCGACGTCTGCGGCCGTTGCTCGGCACGTCATGTCCACAGAGGCGTATGAGATGGCGAGGCAGGTCATCCGGAACGAGAGTCTGGACATGCCGGAGTGGAGCAAGAatgtggcagcggcgctcaaGCAGGTGAGCCAGCCAGCCCAGCTCatgaaggcgctgctgaccTTTTCGGAGAGTCGACGCAACAGCCTCATACCTCTTCTTGACGCCCTCAAAGACAAATCGGTCGGGGCGTTCCTCGACACCCTGCGCGAGATGAGTGGCtccggcgtcgtcgctgtcgcatCGTTTCACCAGCCGAACAAGAAGGTGGAGCGAGATATGTATGTGAAGATCAAGGAGTCTGTGGCCCAGGAGGTGAAGGCAGCGTCTGTCTCGAGGGAGGATGCCACCGCCAACGGCAAGCTTCTCTCCTCATTGTGCACCCTGCTCGTACACCACTGCTTTCGGTGCCACGTTGAGGTTCCTGGGAAGGCGGTCGCTGGCGTCGTAGGCCGCCTGAAATCGGAAGCGGGAATGCCAGCGGCTTTGGAGAGAGCGAAGGACGCGGTTATGGCCTCCTTGcaacgcggcagcgtcgatgaGACAGAAGCGGCGACGCTCGAGGAGCTTCGCACCGCAACACTGGCTCTCAGCTGA
- the AAT29 gene encoding amino acid permease aap11ld-like protein — protein sequence MSLACDDKSPLFDNAKGASYHGVAQANPEEECDWRQPHNGSILVDNRTFSSLEEVQGSLLESCCPGDGVLSGALGLVTSACTPTMLSLPLAFVVGGWAFAMICILFCILVMFLSVRILALASLSADSDDYETVAGFFLGAKGRWVVRFTLFFYNFGCAVVYLSFIKESVTRILVSRANFLPLWMRSDTGGNICLFASTLIITPLTFNARLASLRTKGFVSNLFTVFIIFTVAYRFFVPESVSGIAKTAEPSADAKRDFSQGRLAFVLPYMFSAPIFVFSYEVQSNVMAVIKDLHDRTGRKILVSTSLALCVMSVFYILLGAMGSLTFPHLSSGNILSSYNAETDLLMMVCQLMCCFSAAVSFVFCIFPCRLAAFMFLSGGSGTKIPKKTRTKLGVALSAVCCVLAIFLADVARVVSVLGALFSATLSMTFPALFAMRMRESGAYLTGRIDALLSWVFLLMGLIFSVMGTYMAVVFS from the coding sequence ATGTCCCTCGCGTGCGACGATAAGTCCCCCCTTTTCGACAACGCGAAAGGGGCGTCGTaccacggcgtcgcgcaaGCGAATCCAGAGGAGGAGTGCGATTGGCGTCAGCCGCACAATGGCAGCATTTTAGTCGACAATCGCACGTTCAGCAgcctggaggaggtgcaagGGTCACTATTGGAAAGCTGCTGCCCCGGCGATGGTGTGCTCTCAGGTGCCCTCGGGCTGGTGACGTCGGCGTGTACGCCGACAATGCTTTCGCTTCCCCTCGCCTTTGtggtgggcgggtgggcgTTTGCGATGATCTGCATCCTGTTTTGCATCCTTGTAATGTTTCTCTCTGTCCGCATTTTGGcgctcgcctccctctccgctgaCTCGGACGACTACGAGACGGTGGCCGGCTTCTTTCTGGGCGCCAAGGGCCGTTGGGTGGTGCGCTTCACTCTTTTCTTTTACAACTTCGGCTGCGCCGTGGTGTACTTGAGCTTTATCAAGGAAAGCGTCACGCGGATCCTGGTGAGTCGAGCGAATTTTCTGCCTCTGTGGATGCGCAGCGACACCGGCGGCAACATCtgcctcttcgcctccacaCTAATCATAACCCCACTCACCTTCAACGCGCGCTtggcctcgctgcgcacgaAGGGGTTTGTGAGCAACCTCTTCACCGTCTTCATCATCTTTACCGTTGCGTATCGTTTCTTCGTCCCGGAGAGCGTCAGCGGTATCGCGAAGACTGCCGAGCCCTCGGCGGACGCGAAGCGAGATTTCTCCCAGGGTCGACTGGCGTTCGTTCTCCCGTATATGTTTTCAGCGCCAATCTTTGTCTTCTCTTACGAGGTGCAGTCGAACGTCATGGCAGTCATCAAAGACCTGCACGACCGCACTGGCCGCAAGATCCTCGTATCCACCTCGCTGGCGCTCTGCGTCATGTCCGTCTTTTACATTTTGCTTGGCGCCATGGGGAGCCTTACTTTTCCGCACCTGTCGAGCGGTAACATCCTCTCCAGCTACAACGCGGAGACGGATTTGCTCATGATGGTGTGCCAGCTCATGTGCTGCTTTAGCGCTGCGGTGTCCTTTGTGTTCTGCATCTTTCCgtgccgcctcgccgccttTATGTTCCTCTCTGGAGGCAGTGGAACCAAGATCCCAAAgaagacacgcacaaaaCTTGGCGTGGCTCTTTCCGCGGTGTGTTGCGTCCTCGCAATTTTCCTGGCGGATGTGGCGAGGGTGGTATCCGTTCTTGGAGCCCTCTTTAGCGCCACGCTCTCCATGACATTTCCAGCGCTCTTTGCGATGAGGATGCGCGAGTCTGGGGCTTACCTGACGGGCCGGATCGACGCGCTTCTCTCGTGGGTTTTCCTCCTCATGGGGCTTATTTTCTCCGTCATGGGGACGTACATGGCGGTCGTCTTTTCATGA
- a CDS encoding calphotin-like protein — translation MSSAPSPVAPASPAVAKKVTFALSGGATEAVAPSPPAVPMLVPSVPVVLPPTAVPLVAPSVPALPSPDLPLLRATEEEPPKAVVPVDEAAPKMEHAAYQRVPDYMKWLYPALLEGSSACSPPLEFPLAEATAPHVLSSAAVLRWSEAEVLAALPTTLPPEYVVFGGARYSGASLNLVRPPLTVTRGAKRTTHLHDAMEVQRLQFLVDQLEVARHYLKIKARCVTKEQRSSSSLTTAGCAAVPTDTVSDAIHKPEGAEDVTKANIWTAAYFGSPQQLGSVMEKRKFDGILDSAGYVHYKRRQWGLKRVGDTFVLGLGSRGTPLQFAAAAGKLDSVVLLLASGARDTTFPRLKEILSADSMQVIESVFKPRSHAPRQNHAPTAEAAFTSEAALPVTTPAFTSEHVVRIDECGRSPLVQIGDATTAAMATFA, via the coding sequence ATGTCGTCTGCGCCCTCGCCCGTGGCGCCTGCCAGCCCCGCTGTTGCCAAGAAGGTCACGTTTGCGCTCTCCGGAGGGGCGACGGAGGCTGTtgcgccatcaccgcctgcCGTGCCCATGTTAGTTCCTAGTGTGCCAGTGGTATTACCACCCACTGCGGTGCCGCTTGTTGCTCCGTCGGTTCCTGCGTTGCCGTCGCCagacctccctctcctccgtgcgacagaggaggagcCACCGAAGGCGGTGGTGCCAGTTGACGAGGCCGCACCCAAGATGGAACATGCGGCTTATCAACGTGTGCCGGACTACATGAAGTGGCTGTACCCTGCGTTGCTGGAGGGCTCATCTGCGTGCTCGCCACCACTGGAGTTTCCTTTGGCTGAagcaacggcgccgcacgttctctcctctgccgcggtgctgcgctggtcggaggcggaggtgcttGCGGCTCTGCCGACCACGCTGCCCCCGGAGTACGTAGTTTTTGGCGGAGCGAGGTACAGCGGCGCGTCTCTCAACCTCGTGCGCCCGCCACTCACCGTCACTAGAGGCGCGAAGCGCACGACGCACTTGCACGACGCGATGGAGGTCCAACGACTTCAGTTTCTCGTCGATCAACTCGAGGTGGCGAGGCACTACTTGAAGATTAAGGCGCGGTGCGTAACCAAGGAGCAGCGGTCGTCATCCTCCCTGACGACGGCaggctgcgccgcggtgccCACCGACACCGTGAGTGATGCCATTCACAAGCCCGAGGGGGCCGAGGATGTGACGAAGGCGAATATCTGGACTGCCGCGTACTTCGGGTCTCCTCAGCAGCTTGGTTCGGTGATGGAGAAGCGCAAGTTTGACGGAATACTAGACAGCGCCGGCTACGTGCACTATAAACGGCGCCAGTGGGGCTTGAAGCGAGTAGGCGACACGTTTGTGCTCGGGCTTGGATCGAGAGGCACCCCACTGCAGtttgcggcagcagcgggtaAGTTGGACAGCGTTGTACTCCTTCTCGCGAGCGGGGCACGGGATACAACGTTTCCGCGGCTGAAGGAGATTCTGTCAGCTGACTCCATGCAGGTCATTGAGTCCGTGTTCAAACCCCGTAGCCATGCGCCACGACAAAACCATGCACcgacagcggaggcggcgttcacgagcgaagcagcgctgcccgtCACGACACCCGCTTTTACAAGCGAGCACGTAGTTCGGATCGATGAGTGTGGTCGGTCACCCCTGGTACAGATAGGTGATGCTAccacggcagcgatggcgacgtTCGCATAG
- a CDS encoding predicted bromodomain protein yields MSSRDQFLVDELRSRLKRRRADIVRYLDGLFYDECRRIIECVSELDRDNLFLRNPSSLPDYAQHVTRPMYWELIQRKLQRYEYRTAADFMADMRAVVNNCYLYNGIQAPASKLARTMEVLMEDRFVTELRAAPVPPAEVKKACTGMSSADSREILRIYALYEGLEVGSMMGNVNIQLRTAKSATLRRMLEYARSSAEHREKKAKLRRAAKVSRVSDRRRRAMAGVHAAVMQQDADVQFHHDTEPRLEHVPQNAQAATSMMEEVSPIRIEEEGEWFDDGDFEESSQV; encoded by the coding sequence ATGTCTTCGAGGGACCAGTTTCTGGTGGATGAGCTGCGCAGTCGCCtgaagaggcggcgcgctgACATTGTCCGCTATCTCGATGGCCTGTTCTACGATGAGTGTCGCCGCATCATTGAGTGCGTTTCTGAACTTGACAGGGATAACTTGTTTCTCAGAAACCCATCCTCCTTGCCAGACTACGCGCAACACGTTACTCGGCCCATGTACTGGGAGCTCATTCAACGGAAGCTGCAGCGCTACGAGTACAGGACTGCGGCGGACTTCATGGCGGACATGCGGGCAGTTGTCAACAACTGCTACCTGTACAATGGTATTCAGGCGCCGGCATCGAAACTTGCACGCACGATGGAGGTTCTTATGGAAGATCGATTTGTGACGGAGCTGAGGGCCGCGCCGGTTCCACCGGCGGAAGTGAAGAAGGCCTGCACCGGCATGTCATCGGCTGATAGCCGGGAGATTCTCCGCATCTACGCTCTTTACGAAGGGCTCGAGGTGGGCTCGATGATGGGAAACGTGAACATCCAGCTCCGCACTGCCAAAAGCGCCACTCTGCGACGCATGCTCGAGTacgcccgcagcagcgccgagcaCCGTGAAAAAAAAGCCAAGCTGCGGCGAGCCGCAAAGGTGTCGCGTGTGTCTGATCGCCGCAGACGGGCGATGGCCGGGGTAcacgcggcggtgatgcagcAGGACGCAGACGTGCAGTTTCACCACGACACCGAGCCTCGGCTTGAGCACGTTCCTCAAAATGCGCAAGCAGCCACATCGatgatggaggaggtgagtCCCATCCGCatcgaagaggagggggagtggtTCGACGACGGTGACTTCGAGGAATCGTCGCAGGTATGA